A single window of Neurospora crassa OR74A linkage group VII, whole genome shotgun sequence DNA harbors:
- a CDS encoding sulfite oxidase has protein sequence MASARPAARLAGDLLRLASRRPTPLVPTPPTTTVSNSCRSFTIHTRFLHDRAFFASTTPNSPKPPKHDAPRGPKDRQTRTPPRQARAAPTSLAVGTGVAVLASYLYNRDREHDNKSKTKAKLNINQTGRDEDPDKEPPPPPSPEEESSQQPKETTDDLREPLSLPRFRLSEIRSQHSSASNTPWVTYADKVYDITSWVGAHPGGDVILRAAGGPIEPYWDIFTIHKTSPYVRDILEQYCIGYIHMDDLDPVTKRPKMDKIEDPFENDPERDERLVTHTAKPRNAETPSDLVGADFKTDENVFYVRHHMWVPVVDDAPEEKHVLSVELPDGETRGYTLKELKERFRRHKVTATLQCSGNRRNDMTRHAGKTNGLQWGVGAISNAEWEGVLLRDVLKDAGLKVADPSTATAVPVQPSSSPSSNSDGGDDIPSQKDLHVQFSALEAYGASIPLSKALDPTGDVLLAFGMNGRALPRDHGFPLRAIVPGHVAARSVKWLNKIVVSDEESPSQWQRRDYKSFGPNEGANPDWERAKSIQEMPVTSAITGVWVGSDCLKGKYQSHDNKQKETTVDLAGVDGLKVGCSKTATATTTTATPSGPSPVETKPKIPITMQGYAYSGGGRAIARVDVSLDNGRTWDQAELIDDCNNNPATTPCYGNKTWTWKRWKYSSHLLPPASSSSVVPNPNTTTTNASEEGSSIKDDKNQNCTTLIVKAIDEAYNTQPESHAGIYNVRGNLATAWHRVRICPECVVACPDGEGGGGGGGGKGVKWVTGKVVGCGFEKDVEEARERKEEQGKGNGKGER, from the coding sequence ATGGCTTCTGCACGGCCTGCCGCCCGCCTCGCAGGCGACCTGCTCCGACTTGCATCTCGCCGACCTACACCACTAGTAcctacaccaccaacaacaaccgtcTCGAACTCATGTCGCTCCTTTACGATACACACCCGCTTTCTTCACGACCGTGCCTTTTTTGCTTCTACTACGCCGAACTCCCCAAAACCGCCGAAACATGATGCTCCTCGAGGTCCAAAGGATCGACAAACTCGAACCCCTCCCCGACAAGCGCGCGCCGCGCCCACTAGTCTGGCCGTAGGCACTGGCGTTGCTGTCCTGGCTTCCTATCTCTACAACCGTGATCGCGAACATGACAACAAGAGCAAGACCAAAGCTAAGCTCAATATTAACCAGACCGGTCGAGACGAGGATCCAGATAAagaaccaccaccgccgccctctCCAGAGGAAGAGAGTTCCCAACAACCCAAAGAAACCACCGACGACCTCCGTGaacctctctccctcccccgATTTCGCCTCTCCGAAATTCGATCCCAgcactcctccgcctccaacACCCCCTGGGTCACCTACGCCGACAAAGTCTACGACATCACATCCTGGGTCGGCGCGCACCCAGGCGGGGACGTGATTCTGCGGGCGGCCGGTGGTCCGATCGAGCCATACTGGGACATCTTCACGATTCACAAGACTTCGCCCTACGTCCGCGACATTCTAGAGCAATACTGTATCGGGTATATCCACATGGATGACCTAGACCCGGTAACGAAAAGGCCAAAGATGGACAAAATAGAGGACCCGTTCGAAAATGATCCCGAGAGGGATGAGCGGTTGGTGACGCATACGGCGAAGCCGCGGAACGCCGAGACTCCGTCCGACTTGGTGGGAGCAGACTTCAAGACGGATGAAAACGTGTTCTATGTGCGGCATCACATGTGGGTGCCTGTGGTGGATGATGCCCCAGAAGAGAAGCATGTTCTCAGCGTGGAGTTGCCGGACGGAGAGACACGGGGCTACACCCTCAAGGAGTTGAAGGAGAGGTTTCGGAGACACAAGGTCACGGCCACGCTGCAGTGCTCGGGCAACAGACGGAATGACATGACGCGCCACGCGGGCAAAACGAACGGGTTACAGTGGGGCGTGGGCGCTATCAGTAATGCGGAATGGGAAGGCGTCTTGCTGAGGGATGTGTTGAAGGATGCTGGGTTGAAGGTCGCCGACCCATCTACTGCTACGGCCGTTCCTGTccagccttcttcctccccatcctccaactctgacggcggcgacgacATCCCCTCCCAAAAGGACCTCCATGTCCAGTTCTCCGCCCTTGAAGCTTACGGCGCCTCTATCCCCTTGTCCAAAGCCCTCGATCCTACCGGTGAtgtcctcctcgccttcgGCATGAACGGGCGCGCTCTGCCTCGCGACCATGGATTTCCTCTAAGGGCCATCGTACCCGGTCATGTGGCTGCTCGCTCGGTCAAATGGCTAAACAAAATTGTGGTGTCGGATGAGGAGAGTCCGAGCCAATGGCAACGAAGAGATTACAAAAGCTTTGGTCCGAATGAGGGCGCGAACCCGGATTGGGAGCGGGCGAAGAGTATACAGGAGATGCCAGTCACGTCAGCAATTACGGGGGTTTGGGTAGGAAGTGATTGTTTGAAGGGCAAGTACCAGAGCCATGATAATAAGCAAAAAGAGACGACCGTCGATTTGGCAGGTGTAGATGGGCTGAAGGTTGGGTGCTCCAAGACTGCCACCGCGACTACCACCACTGCTACCCCATCGGGCCCATCCCCCGTTGAAACCAAGCCCAAAATCCCCATCACCATGCAAGGCTACGCCTACTCAGGCGGCGGCCGCGCCATCGCCCGCGTGGACGTCTCCCTCGACAACGGACGGACATGGGATCAGGCGGAGCTGATTGACGATTGTAATAACAACCCTGCGACGACTCCTTGCTACGGCAACAAGACATGGACGTGGAAGCGGTGGAAGTATTCCAGCCATTTATTACCtccggcttcttcttcttctgtcgTTCCCAATCCCAATACCACCACGACGAACGCCAGCGAggagggtagtagtattaaggaTGATAAAAATCAAAACTGCACAACCTTGATAGTTAAAGCTATCGATGAAGCCTACAATACCCAACCCGAGTCTCATGCGGGGATATATAACGTGCGGGGTAATTTGGCTACGGCATGGCATCGCGTGAGGATATGTCCCGAGTGTGTTGTTGCTTGTCCtgatggagaaggaggaggaggaggaggaggagggaagggggtcaAGTGGGTGACGGGGAAGGTGGTTGGGTGTGGGTTTGAGAAGGATGTTGAGGAGGCAAgggagagaaaggaagagcAGGGGAAGGGAAATGGGAAGGGTGAGCGGTAG
- the gst-4 gene encoding glutathione S-transferase-4, whose amino-acid sequence MAPFATIYTYPNNVRVQRAQAVAKLNGLEIVEDSDFQLANPSDPKWAAILAKFPYGKVPALSTTDGSLNLTEGQAIVRFLADSGPKSEQLLGRTAVDRALIEQWACFAEQELLTNLYPCMLMVHRPDLVPYSPEGYDASAKKFERAVKHVENTLAKGNGKFLVGEEVTVADVMVAGALILASKLLLDAEMKKNAAPSVEGYLKGLLEIPELKESFGELVTVQERLRGKTE is encoded by the exons ATGGCTCCCTTCGCCACCATCTACACTTATCCCAACAACGTCCGCGTCCAGCGT GCCCAAGCCGTCGCCAAGCTCAACGGCCTCGAGATCGTTGAAGACAGCGACTTCCAGCTCGCCAACCCTTCGGACCCCAAGTGGGccgccatcctcgccaagTTCCCCTACGGCAAGGTCCCcgccctctccaccaccgACGGCTCCCTCAACCTGACCGAGGGCCAGGCCATCGTGCGCTTCCTCGCCGACTCGGGCCCCAAGTCCGAGCAGCTCCTCGGCCGCACCGCCGTCGACCGTGCCCTGATCGAGCAGTGGGCCTGCTTCGCCGAGCAGGAGCTCTTGACCAACCTGTACCCTTGCATGTTGATGGTGCACAGGCCCGACTTGGTCCCCTACTCCCCCGAGGGCTATGATGCTTCGGCCAAGAAGTTCGAGCGCGCTGTGAAGCATGTCGAGAACACCCTGGCCAAGGGTAACGGCAAGTTCCTTGTCGGTGAGGAGGTGACGGTTGCGGATGTCATGGTTGCTGGCGCCTTGATCCTGGCGAGcaagttgttgttggatgccgagatgaagaagaacgcCGCGCCTAGCGTTGAGGGATACCTCAAGGGTCTGTTGGAGATTCCTGAGCTCAAGGAGTCGTTTGGCGAGCTGGTTACCGTCCAGGAGCGCCTCCGTGGCAAGACTGAGTAA
- a CDS encoding F-box domain-containing protein yields the protein MEGNLPNQSWPSPWHHILPSPSQQGTDNNLNAAPAATSTAAANDDPHHRQTPRLHAEPLDLDAYTPESHSFCSATTEANSERMAEYMASQQDEVNSSTFPEQTSSLVRLPPELLEGIFDHLSAIDLVAVSATCRHLRTIATSEFRWQGLVQENVPGYRVTSCYPYTSFRQLYKAHDPRWFLPKYKIWFADDSLYGRLIIARFDQRRGCIEGYQLVASVPSHLWDDDLLVNDHPIRKHDFRVGLHLDHPVFHLDPENQSPESDNATVRSWQELDSERYKDDPNRPKPHFKVEVRAQGGSSLSAGSRSRSFHTNFFLAKAQRLHNVIHDAEDLMDAHDVRDLLHSDLSRSLSPRDYLMRSAIPGIGGGDGLRNAVPHHGMMTILRDKYWPPPTIEAPHRVANVGPVGVHGGYNAEATSKILQSPPATRAEVSDHAFHLRRWVEFGRVMRAHIGEELVTYSTLDEKLYTPTPEKPYRGIFVGHYGPHGCEFILMHQPDDDPSIQDAEIERRENETDEEFQKRKLESKVYKGGLAGIKLTGDPNVPRGEYTFVAKDIGEGGFVKVADEEEFRGARVVKAKGHVAEHNFRDDDWIDCDLFLASHNTLALHWHRWDMTSVFERVDIDKFIVPE from the exons ATGGAGGGCAATCTGCCAAACCAGTCGTGGCCTTCGCCATGGCATCACATCCTGCCGTCACCTTCGCAGCAGGGGACGGACAACAACCTCAATGCCGCCCCTgctgctacctctaccgccgccgccaacgacGACCCCCATCACCGCCAGACGCCTAGGTTACACGCAGAACCGCTGGACCTGGACGCATACACCCCCGAAAGCCATTCCTTCTGCTCGGCTACTACAGAAGCCAATTCGGAGCGCATGGCAGAATACATGGCGTCGCAACAAG ATGAAGTCAATAGTAGTACCTTCCCCGAACAAACAAGCTCCCTCGTTCGTCTTCCTCCCGAACTCCTCGAAGGCATCTTTGACCACCTCTCTGCCATCGACCTGGTCGCTGTCTCGGCCACCTGCCGTCATCTGCGCACCATCGCCACGTCCGAGTTCCGCTGGCAAGGCCTCGTCCAGGAAAACGTGCCCGGCTACCGAGTAACTTCCTGCTACCCCTACACGTCGTTCCGCCAGCTCTACAAAGCCCACGACCCGCGCTGGTTCCTGCCCAAATACAAGATATGGTTTGCCGACGACAGCCTCTACGGCCGTCTGATCATCGCCCGCTTCGACCAGCGCCGCGGCTGCATCGAAGGCTACCAACTCGTCGCCTCGGTGCCCAGCCACCTCTGGGACGACGATCTTCTCGTTAACGACCACCCGATTCGCAAGCACGACTTCCGCGTGGGTCTACACCTGGATCATCCCGTCTTTCATCTCGATCCCGAAAATCAATCGCCCGAAAGCGACAACGCCACGGTCCGATCCTGGCAAGAACTCGATTCCGAACGCTACAAAGACGACCCTAACAGACCCAAACCACACTTCAAAGTCGAAGTACGCGCCCAAGGCGGCTCCTCCCTGTCGGCCGGCTCCCGCAGCCGTTCCTTCCACAccaacttcttcctcgccaaAGCCCAGCGTCTGCACAATGTCATCCACGACGCCGAAGATCTCATGGACGCTCACGACGTCCGCGACCTGCTCCATTCCGACCTCAGCCGCTCCCTCTCGCCGCGGGACTACCTCATGCGAAGCGCCATTCCGGGCATTGGAGGCGGCGACGGCCTGCGCAACGCGGTGCCCCACCACGGCATGATGACCATTCTACGCGACAAGTACTGGCCGCCGCCCACGATCGAGGCTCCCCATAGAGTGGCCAACGTGGGGCCAGTGGGTGTGCACGGGGGGTATAACGCCGAGGCCACATCCAAGATTCTGCAGAGCCCGCCTGCCACACGGGCGGAGGTCAGCGACCATGCGTTCCACTTGAGGAGGTGGGTAGAGTTTGGAAGGGTGATGCGGGCGCATATTGGCGAAGAGCTGGTGACGTACTCGACGCTGGACGAGAAATTGTACACACCCACGCCTGAGAAGCCATACAGGGGGATCTTTGTGGGACATTATGGGCCGCATGGGTGCGAGTTCATTTTGATGCATCAGCCTGACGATGATCCGAGCATACAAGATGCAGAGATTGAAAGGCGGGAGAATGAGACGGATGAGGAGTTTCAAAAGAGGAAGCTAGAGTCCAAGGTTTATAAGGGTGGGTTGGCGGGGATCAAGCTTACTGGCGACCCGAATGTGCCCAGGGGGGAGTATACCTTTGTCGCAAAGGATAtaggggagggagggttcGTCAAGGTTGCAGATGAAGAGGAGTTTCGAGGGGCGAGGGTAGTCAAGGCCAAGGGCCATGTGGCCGAACATAACTTTCGGGATG ACGACTGGATAGACTGCGACCTCTTTTTGGCCTCCCACAATACGTTGGCCCTCCACTGGCACCGATGGGATATGACGAGCGTTTTTGAGAGGGTCGATATTGACAAGTTCATCGTTCCCGAGTAA